TGCAGCTGCAAGACTACAGCGACCGATTTCCACACGAGCTTTCAGGTGGCCAGCAACAACGTGTCGCGATTGCGCGCGCACTTGCGTACAAGCCAAATCTGTTGCTGCTTGATGAGCCGTTTTCAAATATAGATGCTCAAGTGCGGTTTCAGTTAATTAACGATATTCGCCGTATAATCAAAGATCAGCAAGTTTCCGCGATTTTTGTTAGTCACTCGAAAGAAGAAGCTTTTGCTTTTGCCGATCGGCTGGCAATTATGGATAAAGGGAAGATCGCACAAGTGGGCGAGCCGAGAACATTATTCCAACGACCAAAGAGCAAAATGGTTGCCGAGTTTTTGGGTCAGGGTATTTATATTCCTGCACAGCGAGTGAATGGCGCTTCAGTAGAAACCCAATTTGGTGCCGTAAAATCTCTCGTTGAGCTCGGTGATCTCGACGCGAAGGGCGAAATGTATGTGAGGCCACAGCACATCACGTTAGAAAACGCCGAGCTTGGCAGCGTTAAAATACTCAATCAGCGCTTTATGGGAACAGAGTACATTTACCGTGTTGCATTAGAGGGTCAAGAGCTCGAAATACCGCATCCAGCGCATGAACCGCTCGACTTAAATCAACCAATCTCTTTAAAAATTAAGGCACATGCTGTAAATTTCTTTTCTTAATAGCAAATGAATAAACGCAGGGAGTAGAGCATGGCGCTTGCCCAATCAGGTGTGTGTGCTGAAGCCAATTTGCACGGCTTACACTTGTTCTTCAATGTGCTTGAAGGACAAGACGAGGCGCTAAGAGCGGCGCTCGCCAATTGTGGACGCTTGCAAGAGGAGTTGGAAGATAGATTCTCCGAGTCTATGTTATCGAGCTTTGTCGCAGTTGGTGCGCAATATTGGCCGCACATTTACCCTGAGTTTATTCCTAAAGAGCTGAAAAGTTTTCCTCATATTGTTGAGGCTGAGCACACCGTGCATACCCAGCCTTTTGACTTGCTTTATGTGATCCGCTCCGACCGGGAAGACGTTAATCATATCTTTGCTCAAAGTGTGCTACACATGCTAAATGGCCTAGTCGAAATGGTGGCACATGTGCGCGCTTTCCGTTTCTTAGATGGTCGTGATTTTAATGGCTTTATTTATGGTGCAGACACCCCTAGAGGGCGCAACAAACGGGAAGTTGCACTTGTGCACAACCCGAATGCAGCCGACCATCTCGGTAGTTATATTCACGTACAGCGGGTGAAGTTTGATTTACTGCGCTGGCAGGCGTTGCCGCTCGCTGAGCAAGAACAGTTGATGGGGCGTACACGTTTAG
This genomic interval from Pseudoalteromonas galatheae contains the following:
- a CDS encoding Dyp-type peroxidase, translating into MALAQSGVCAEANLHGLHLFFNVLEGQDEALRAALANCGRLQEELEDRFSESMLSSFVAVGAQYWPHIYPEFIPKELKSFPHIVEAEHTVHTQPFDLLYVIRSDREDVNHIFAQSVLHMLNGLVEMVAHVRAFRFLDGRDFNGFIYGADTPRGRNKREVALVHNPNAADHLGSYIHVQRVKFDLLRWQALPLAEQEQLMGRTRLDNDLIEGCDPCNHAALTELKDVNGNALLLNQSMPFGDVFEQGSLLLSCSAKGDAFEQVLRSRLGEGDEYDPILDYSSADMGSAFFAPSLEFLSVMAKMPE
- a CDS encoding ABC transporter ATP-binding protein, with product MHSLVLENLSYRYDGEAVVDSLNLTVEQNEIVCLLGASGCGKTTTLKAIAGLIEPFQGSVSILGKAMNGNGTFVPPQKRNIGMMFQDYALFPHLTVAQNVAFGLTSKSKRERQDRVAEMLHLVQLQDYSDRFPHELSGGQQQRVAIARALAYKPNLLLLDEPFSNIDAQVRFQLINDIRRIIKDQQVSAIFVSHSKEEAFAFADRLAIMDKGKIAQVGEPRTLFQRPKSKMVAEFLGQGIYIPAQRVNGASVETQFGAVKSLVELGDLDAKGEMYVRPQHITLENAELGSVKILNQRFMGTEYIYRVALEGQELEIPHPAHEPLDLNQPISLKIKAHAVNFFS